A section of the Subtercola frigoramans genome encodes:
- a CDS encoding MFS transporter: MTQLTAEEQRTAALGSPQKLKTALAAGTGAMIENYDFLAFGTASALYFGKAFFPSADPTIGTLLAFLTFGVGFLARPLGGAIGGYLGDKYGRKPVLVTSLLVMGSATFVIGLLPTYGQIGFLAPLILVAVRLIQGLAYGAEWGGAVMMTFEHAPWRSKGAYSAIPQAGSPTGIALATVVFLVSAQLGNDWAWRIPFLASAVLIAVGLFVRLKLEESPDFKEAKIAGEILKNPLKEVVRKGWRTIVQIISLRIVESCAYYIVATFLLSNINVHHPEAKQTTLFALLIACVIAIPAVITSGWISDRIGRKRMYFIGTIAVIAFGFPMFLLTNGGDPALIVLTYIIGISLIWASLAGVQGAWFGELFPTNTRNSGVSLGYQLASSISGFAPFIAGALAATFGWVGGSLFYMLVGVIGLVGVLVTRETWGKSERARVQAILDGTASTDASVNAVR; this comes from the coding sequence ATGACGCAACTCACCGCTGAGGAGCAGCGAACAGCCGCTCTCGGCTCACCACAGAAACTCAAGACCGCTCTGGCTGCCGGCACCGGCGCGATGATCGAGAACTACGACTTCCTTGCCTTCGGAACCGCATCTGCGCTCTACTTCGGCAAGGCATTCTTTCCCTCGGCCGACCCCACCATCGGCACGCTCCTCGCGTTCCTGACCTTCGGGGTCGGGTTCCTTGCACGCCCGCTCGGTGGGGCCATCGGTGGCTACCTCGGAGACAAATACGGGCGCAAGCCAGTTCTCGTCACCTCGCTTCTGGTGATGGGCTCGGCGACGTTCGTCATCGGTCTTCTGCCCACCTACGGGCAGATCGGCTTCCTCGCTCCGCTCATTCTCGTTGCGGTGCGCCTGATCCAGGGTCTCGCCTACGGTGCCGAATGGGGAGGGGCCGTCATGATGACGTTCGAGCACGCTCCCTGGCGGAGCAAGGGTGCCTATTCGGCCATTCCCCAGGCCGGGAGTCCGACAGGAATCGCCCTTGCCACCGTGGTGTTCCTGGTCTCGGCCCAGCTGGGCAACGATTGGGCGTGGCGGATTCCGTTCCTCGCCAGCGCAGTGCTCATCGCCGTCGGCCTGTTCGTTCGCCTGAAGCTCGAGGAGTCCCCGGACTTCAAGGAGGCCAAGATCGCGGGTGAGATTCTGAAGAACCCGCTCAAGGAGGTCGTTCGCAAGGGATGGCGCACGATCGTGCAGATCATCTCGCTGCGCATCGTGGAATCCTGCGCGTACTACATCGTCGCGACGTTCCTGCTGTCGAACATCAACGTGCATCACCCGGAGGCCAAACAGACGACACTGTTCGCCCTTCTCATCGCTTGTGTGATCGCTATCCCCGCTGTGATCACCTCAGGCTGGATCTCCGATCGCATCGGCCGCAAGCGGATGTACTTCATCGGCACGATCGCCGTGATCGCCTTCGGGTTCCCCATGTTCCTGTTGACCAACGGTGGAGACCCGGCGTTGATCGTGCTCACCTACATCATCGGCATCAGCCTGATCTGGGCGTCTCTGGCGGGCGTGCAGGGTGCCTGGTTCGGAGAGCTCTTCCCCACGAACACCCGCAACTCGGGAGTCTCGCTGGGTTACCAGCTCGCGTCGAGCATCTCCGGGTTCGCTCCGTTCATCGCTGGTGCACTCGCAGCCACGTTCGGCTGGGTGGGCGGCTCGCTCTTCTACATGCTCGTCGGCGTGATCGGACTGGTCGGTGTGCTGGTCACTCGTGAGACCTGGGGCAAGTCGGAGCGCGCCCGGGTCCAGGCGATTCTCGACGGAACCGCCTCGACCGACGCCTCGGTGAACGCGGTTCGCTGA
- the fabG gene encoding 3-oxoacyl-ACP reductase FabG: protein MIVAGKVAVITGAAGGLGLAMSRRLLAEGARVVLTDISQEALDRALAELDSSGSAVGVVARASDPNDVETVVTKTVTEFGRLDVWVNNAGITRDATMRKMSVEDFDLVIDVHLRGTWLGTRAAANWMRDNGGGSIINVSSISGKVGNAGQTNYSAAKAGIVGLSKAAAKEVGFAGVRVNAIQPGLIRTPMIESMPDHVKTARLAEIPLGRFGEPDEVADVVLFLASDLSRYLTGTVIEISGGRNI from the coding sequence ATGATCGTTGCGGGCAAAGTCGCGGTGATCACTGGAGCGGCTGGCGGGCTCGGTCTCGCGATGTCCCGGCGCCTTCTGGCTGAGGGAGCTCGCGTAGTGCTCACGGACATCTCCCAGGAGGCATTGGACAGGGCGCTCGCGGAGCTGGATTCTTCGGGCTCCGCTGTCGGCGTCGTGGCACGTGCGTCAGATCCGAACGACGTCGAAACCGTGGTGACGAAGACGGTCACCGAGTTCGGCAGGCTCGACGTGTGGGTCAACAACGCAGGCATCACTCGCGACGCAACGATGCGCAAGATGTCTGTCGAGGACTTCGACCTGGTGATCGACGTGCATCTGCGCGGTACCTGGCTGGGAACGCGGGCCGCCGCGAACTGGATGCGCGACAACGGTGGTGGCTCCATCATCAACGTGTCATCCATCTCGGGCAAGGTCGGCAACGCCGGCCAGACGAACTACAGTGCGGCGAAGGCCGGCATCGTCGGGCTGTCGAAAGCGGCCGCGAAAGAGGTCGGATTCGCGGGCGTGCGCGTCAATGCCATCCAGCCGGGGCTGATTCGAACGCCCATGATCGAATCCATGCCCGACCACGTCAAGACCGCGCGCTTGGCCGAAATTCCGCTCGGGCGATTCGGCGAGCCTGACGAGGTCGCCGATGTGGTCCTGTTCCTGGCCAGCGATCTCTCGCGGTACCTGACAGGGACCGTCATCGAGATCTCGGGTGGCCGCAACATCTGA
- a CDS encoding VOC family protein, translated as MATLRLHHVNVTSDNMGTLAAFYRDALGLELLPSPPMIATSANDGTDGDEEWDEGAKFFNAGDPVELQLHATRRQPYLAAQEGHSVNPLIAGHFAFRTDDIEAVKAQLTENGIPFDDWGIWSVKGWYQIFLTDPAGNMIEIHELKDDALPSPS; from the coding sequence ATGGCCACTCTTCGACTGCATCATGTCAACGTCACATCTGACAACATGGGCACCCTGGCAGCGTTCTACCGGGATGCGCTGGGTCTGGAACTGCTGCCTTCCCCTCCCATGATCGCCACCAGCGCCAATGACGGCACAGACGGTGACGAGGAATGGGACGAGGGCGCCAAGTTCTTCAACGCCGGCGACCCTGTCGAGCTGCAACTGCACGCGACCCGTCGCCAGCCCTATCTGGCTGCGCAGGAGGGGCACTCGGTCAACCCGCTCATCGCTGGGCACTTCGCTTTTCGCACCGACGACATCGAGGCCGTCAAAGCCCAGCTCACCGAGAACGGAATTCCCTTTGACGATTGGGGAATCTGGTCAGTCAAGGGCTGGTACCAGATCTTTTTGACCGACCCGGCCGGCAACATGATCGAGATCCACGAGCTGAAGGACGATGCTCTTCCCTCGCCGTCATGA
- a CDS encoding LysR substrate-binding domain-containing protein, with translation MELRHLKAFLAVAEELHFGRAAERLHMAQPPLSQLIRKLETHLGTPLFERSTRAVRLTSAGVALVGPAKAAVDAANDAERAARAGGRGEYGRVTIGFVGATSRELMPLLMRGVRAAYPDIELVFAGQVYTSTAFTQVAERKLDIGFVLIPTTFPGLRYRALEEETLYAVLPTDHPLAERESIEVGELSQDVFVSFPSDTGSFVRTVMLEVCHDAGFSPRIVLAAPDSYMIHAFVAAGAGVTITISSCLHIQQPGVVYVPLRGIQQRYQSALAWHEENSSAAVHAVLRVADSVLPRPEHPLSPVPQVVQRL, from the coding sequence ATGGAGCTTCGACATCTGAAAGCCTTTCTGGCGGTTGCCGAAGAGCTCCATTTCGGCCGAGCCGCTGAACGACTTCACATGGCCCAGCCGCCACTGAGTCAGTTGATCCGAAAACTCGAGACGCACCTGGGCACGCCGCTCTTCGAGCGAAGCACGCGCGCGGTTCGGTTGACGTCGGCCGGTGTCGCACTGGTTGGCCCGGCGAAGGCGGCGGTCGACGCTGCCAACGATGCCGAGCGGGCGGCACGGGCCGGGGGCCGGGGCGAGTACGGGCGCGTGACGATCGGCTTCGTCGGGGCGACGAGCAGGGAACTGATGCCGCTGCTCATGCGCGGTGTTCGTGCTGCCTACCCCGACATCGAGCTGGTGTTCGCAGGCCAGGTCTACACGAGCACGGCATTCACCCAGGTCGCCGAACGAAAGCTCGACATCGGCTTCGTTCTGATCCCCACCACCTTCCCCGGCTTGCGCTATCGCGCGCTCGAGGAGGAGACCCTCTACGCGGTCCTGCCCACCGACCACCCGCTCGCCGAACGGGAGAGCATCGAGGTCGGAGAGCTGTCGCAGGACGTGTTCGTCAGTTTTCCCTCAGACACCGGCTCGTTCGTGCGCACGGTGATGCTGGAGGTCTGCCACGACGCGGGATTCTCTCCTCGGATCGTTCTCGCTGCCCCCGACTCCTACATGATCCATGCCTTCGTCGCAGCCGGCGCGGGGGTGACCATCACGATCTCCTCGTGCCTGCACATCCAGCAGCCGGGCGTCGTGTACGTGCCCTTGCGAGGCATCCAGCAACGGTATCAATCTGCCCTGGCCTGGCACGAGGAGAACTCCTCCGCCGCCGTACATGCAGTGCTTCGAGTTGCTGACTCCGTGTTGCCCCGGCCCGAACATCCACTGTCGCCCGTGCCGCAGGTGGTACAGCGATTGTGA
- a CDS encoding acyl-CoA dehydrogenase family protein: protein MDIQETSDFYDVASLLTEDERDIGDRVREFVASRVIPSINDHWEAATMPMSLLDGLRELGIVGTTITGYGCPGMSRTAAGIVAQELSRGDGSVNTINAVQSGLVMGSIDRFGSEGQKEKWLPALARLESLGAFALTEPDHGSDSVGLETTARLDGDEWVINGHKRWIGLGSVADIVIIWARDVADDKVKGFVLDRASGEYPDGYRPTVIEGKIAKRAVWQADIVIEDLRIPVENRLPHANSFRDVSALLSSTRTTVAWEAVGHAIAAFEIARDYSLERKQFGKPIASFQLVQNKLANMLSDLTCLRLLVLRASRLQDENRLSNAQASLAKLAAGQKAREICREARDMLGGNGLLLERHVARHLLDMEVVHTYEGTDSMQSLIIGREITGIAAFS, encoded by the coding sequence ATGGACATCCAAGAAACAAGTGACTTTTACGACGTGGCTTCGCTCCTCACGGAAGACGAGCGTGATATCGGGGATCGCGTGCGCGAATTCGTTGCTTCGCGCGTCATTCCCTCGATCAATGACCATTGGGAAGCGGCGACCATGCCGATGTCGTTGCTTGACGGCCTGAGGGAACTCGGGATCGTCGGCACCACCATCACCGGGTACGGCTGCCCGGGAATGTCGAGAACCGCGGCCGGTATCGTCGCGCAGGAACTCTCCCGGGGCGACGGCTCGGTGAACACGATCAACGCCGTGCAGAGCGGCCTCGTGATGGGCTCGATTGATCGCTTCGGAAGCGAGGGACAGAAGGAGAAATGGCTACCCGCTCTGGCTCGCCTGGAGTCGCTGGGCGCATTCGCGCTGACCGAGCCCGACCATGGGTCGGACTCCGTCGGTCTCGAGACCACGGCCCGACTCGATGGCGACGAATGGGTCATCAACGGCCACAAGCGATGGATCGGTCTGGGCAGTGTCGCCGACATCGTCATCATCTGGGCGCGAGACGTTGCCGACGACAAGGTGAAGGGGTTCGTATTGGATCGGGCATCAGGCGAGTATCCAGACGGCTACCGGCCGACCGTCATTGAAGGCAAGATCGCCAAGCGGGCCGTCTGGCAGGCTGACATCGTGATCGAGGATCTCCGCATCCCGGTTGAGAATCGGCTTCCCCACGCGAATTCATTCCGCGACGTGTCGGCGCTCCTGTCGTCGACCCGCACGACCGTGGCCTGGGAGGCGGTGGGCCACGCGATCGCTGCCTTCGAGATCGCCCGCGACTACTCGCTCGAGCGAAAGCAGTTCGGCAAACCGATCGCCAGTTTCCAGCTGGTTCAGAACAAGCTCGCGAACATGCTCAGCGACCTCACCTGCCTGCGACTTCTCGTTCTTCGGGCCTCCCGGCTTCAGGATGAGAATCGCTTGTCGAACGCGCAAGCGTCACTGGCGAAGCTCGCCGCTGGACAGAAGGCCAGGGAGATCTGCCGGGAAGCCCGGGACATGCTCGGCGGGAATGGACTGCTTCTGGAGCGTCACGTGGCCCGGCATCTTCTCGATATGGAGGTCGTGCACACCTACGAGGGAACCGACTCCATGCAGTCACTCATCATCGGTCGCGAGATAACGGGTATCGCCGCTTTCAGCTGA
- a CDS encoding MaoC family dehydratase produces MMTITPATQFDELIGAPPHRGSWWAIDQERIDAFAAATGDHQWLHVDPKRAADGPYGRTIAHGFLVLSLLPAMTAEVLATEGFSAIINYGLEKVRFPAPVLVSARIRNSLALDGARDTDKGILLTVTHTVEIEGQDRPACVAQQLRLLAQ; encoded by the coding sequence ATGATGACGATCACGCCAGCGACACAGTTCGACGAACTGATCGGGGCACCACCACACCGTGGTTCCTGGTGGGCGATCGACCAGGAACGGATCGACGCCTTCGCCGCGGCAACCGGCGACCACCAGTGGCTGCATGTCGATCCGAAGCGAGCGGCCGACGGCCCCTACGGGAGAACGATCGCTCATGGCTTTCTGGTTCTGTCATTGCTGCCCGCGATGACCGCGGAAGTTCTGGCCACGGAGGGCTTTTCGGCGATCATCAACTACGGGCTCGAGAAGGTCCGGTTCCCAGCGCCGGTGCTCGTTTCGGCGCGGATTCGTAACAGCCTGGCGCTGGACGGCGCGAGAGACACCGACAAGGGCATCCTTCTGACCGTCACACACACCGTGGAGATCGAGGGGCAGGATCGCCCGGCTTGCGTCGCTCAGCAGCTGCGGCTCCTTGCTCAGTAG
- a CDS encoding NAD(P)-dependent oxidoreductase — translation MSRFLSATAADDDVRIGFIGIGAMGLPMARNLHAAGFHVTAVDPSEKQRELAAALGIATASSVSALSESTLLIIMVASPSQLLGLLDESSLFGDAPRLRTAVVTSTVGPTAVRQFAERAAGYGVDVIDLAVTGGVAGAANGTLTLLTGAPTPTIERVRSVLENLGRITVCGQNPGDGQAVKLVNNLLAAVNLAAVAEAIRFAKGMGLDPKNVVNLVRNGAAASWMLSERGPRMAVPREERDFDTFAAIFAKDTALIAEVATEQRTSVPLLDVVKSQFAEVVTLGWASEDDSCIVDLPL, via the coding sequence ATGAGTAGATTCTTGAGTGCTACGGCTGCAGACGACGACGTTCGCATCGGCTTCATCGGGATAGGCGCCATGGGTCTGCCGATGGCACGGAACCTGCACGCAGCGGGGTTCCACGTGACAGCGGTCGACCCTTCTGAAAAGCAACGCGAGCTCGCAGCGGCGCTGGGAATCGCGACGGCAAGCAGCGTTTCAGCGCTGAGCGAGAGCACCCTGCTCATCATCATGGTTGCGAGCCCCAGCCAACTCCTCGGCCTGCTCGACGAAAGCTCGCTCTTCGGCGACGCCCCCCGCCTCCGTACCGCTGTCGTCACCTCGACGGTCGGCCCGACGGCCGTTCGGCAGTTCGCAGAGCGGGCCGCGGGCTACGGAGTCGACGTCATCGATCTCGCAGTGACCGGCGGGGTGGCAGGGGCGGCGAACGGTACCCTCACGCTGCTCACCGGGGCGCCCACCCCGACGATCGAACGCGTGCGCAGCGTGCTCGAAAACCTCGGGCGCATCACCGTCTGCGGCCAGAATCCGGGCGACGGTCAGGCCGTCAAACTCGTCAACAATCTCCTTGCCGCCGTCAATCTGGCGGCCGTCGCCGAGGCGATCAGATTTGCCAAAGGCATGGGGCTCGACCCGAAGAACGTCGTGAACCTTGTTCGAAATGGTGCAGCGGCATCCTGGATGCTCTCAGAACGCGGGCCCCGAATGGCCGTGCCGCGCGAAGAACGGGACTTCGACACCTTCGCGGCCATCTTCGCCAAAGACACCGCGCTGATCGCCGAAGTCGCCACGGAACAACGCACCTCGGTGCCCCTGCTCGACGTTGTGAAATCGCAGTTCGCAGAGGTCGTCACACTGGGCTGGGCCTCGGAAGACGACTCCTGCATCGTCGATCTCCCCCTCTGA
- a CDS encoding NAD-dependent epimerase/dehydratase family protein, translated as MRFFITGAGGYIGGSVAAVLTASGHDVRGLTRTADKAMILSDRGIDPVIGSLDDIDLIRRESTDAQVVISAADADHRASVRAMIDGLSGSGRALIHTSGASIVGDDARGEPGSGMVYDEETPLDVQPKKRARHAIDTMVLDSAKHGVRAAVVCPSLVYGYGRGVNPRSIQVPFLVDQARASGVVRVVGRGLNRWSTVHIDDLTDLYRLAIEAAPAGSFYFAENGESSYAEIGEAIADSLGLPGVRSWDPDEAAAQWGAARAYFTFGSNSRVRALRARRELGWNPRYGSVLQWIREEIPKDKGVNTHDS; from the coding sequence ATGAGGTTCTTCATCACCGGCGCAGGCGGGTACATCGGCGGGTCGGTGGCCGCAGTGCTGACCGCAAGCGGGCATGACGTCAGAGGACTGACTCGCACTGCCGACAAGGCGATGATCCTGAGCGACCGAGGAATCGACCCGGTGATCGGGTCGCTCGACGACATCGACCTGATCAGACGCGAATCGACTGATGCCCAGGTCGTGATCAGTGCCGCAGACGCTGACCACCGGGCATCCGTGCGTGCAATGATCGACGGGCTCAGCGGGTCGGGTAGAGCCCTGATTCATACCAGTGGTGCCAGCATCGTCGGGGACGACGCCCGCGGAGAACCCGGCTCGGGAATGGTCTACGACGAAGAGACGCCCTTGGATGTGCAGCCGAAGAAGCGAGCCAGACATGCGATCGACACCATGGTGCTCGACTCCGCCAAACACGGGGTCAGGGCGGCCGTCGTGTGCCCGAGTCTCGTCTATGGGTACGGCAGAGGCGTCAATCCACGCAGCATCCAGGTCCCCTTTCTCGTCGACCAGGCCCGGGCCAGCGGAGTCGTCAGAGTGGTCGGCAGGGGCCTCAACCGCTGGTCGACCGTGCACATCGACGATCTGACCGACCTCTACCGGCTGGCCATCGAGGCCGCGCCAGCCGGTTCGTTCTACTTTGCAGAGAACGGCGAATCGTCATACGCAGAGATCGGCGAAGCCATCGCTGACAGCCTGGGCCTTCCGGGAGTACGGTCATGGGACCCCGATGAGGCAGCAGCGCAGTGGGGCGCCGCGCGCGCCTACTTCACGTTTGGAAGCAACAGCCGTGTGCGCGCCCTGCGTGCACGGCGAGAATTGGGCTGGAACCCGAGGTATGGTTCGGTTCTGCAGTGGATTCGGGAAGAGATCCCGAAAGATAAGGGAGTGAACACGCATGATTCTTGA
- a CDS encoding antibiotic biosynthesis monooxygenase family protein: MILEVADIRAREGHHDEFEAAVRLGLDTVLSTSPGFVSYELRAGVESPDRYLLMITWNALEDHTVGFRTSPLYEQWSAIVRPHFAEPPSVEHFRLVASSA, encoded by the coding sequence ATGATTCTTGAGGTTGCAGACATCCGCGCCCGCGAAGGACACCACGACGAGTTCGAGGCCGCCGTGCGGCTGGGACTCGACACGGTTCTCTCGACGTCTCCGGGATTCGTCAGCTACGAGTTGAGGGCCGGCGTGGAATCGCCCGACCGCTACCTCCTGATGATCACGTGGAATGCACTCGAAGACCACACGGTCGGATTCCGTACCTCACCGCTCTACGAGCAGTGGAGCGCCATCGTCAGACCGCACTTCGCAGAGCCCCCCTCAGTGGAGCACTTTCGGCTGGTTGCGAGCTCTGCGTAG